Proteins from one Corallococcus exiguus genomic window:
- a CDS encoding sensor histidine kinase, with translation MTHRPHSSRLRDALGSLSARLLLAFLLPTLLFLSLAGASVYALARASLEDELGASLSALAAATASQVSGERMLTIEPGDDVSGTRTWRNLVRLLDGVRTASGVRRVYAVDARGRVRADAGGSLPVGTELPDLARDRLELTRVLAGKRAASQVLFTGSDGLLYKTGYAPVVQDGQVVGAIGVEGSAAFFGPLRRLWRTFVMASAVALVALAIIAVITARGLARPLRRLMDSALRIGRGDLTTPVPPEPTREIGVLARELEVMRGALESRDRQLKLMLAGVAHEVRNPLGGIALFSGLLQEDLRAGAHADATSHVDRIQREVAYLQRIVEDFLAFAREQPLARAPMEAPDLVSNACELLSAEAHNKGVALDVAASPAHLEADGSLLTAALVNLVKNAVQAAPSGSHVRIRGELRDGRYAIDVQDSGPGVPEAERERIFEPFFTTREQGTGLGLPLARKIVRAHGGELSLRSTPGETVFTLTLPCPAPGAVAAPEY, from the coding sequence ATGACGCATCGCCCCCATTCCTCCCGTCTGCGGGACGCGCTGGGCTCCCTGTCCGCGCGGCTGCTGCTGGCGTTCCTCCTGCCCACCCTGCTCTTCCTGTCGCTCGCGGGCGCCTCCGTGTACGCGCTGGCCCGCGCGAGCCTGGAGGATGAACTGGGCGCGAGCCTGTCCGCGCTCGCCGCCGCCACCGCCAGCCAGGTCAGCGGCGAACGCATGCTCACCATCGAGCCCGGCGACGACGTGTCCGGCACCCGCACGTGGCGCAACCTGGTGCGCCTGCTGGACGGAGTGCGCACCGCGAGCGGCGTGCGCCGGGTCTACGCCGTGGACGCGCGGGGCCGTGTGCGCGCGGACGCGGGCGGCAGCCTGCCCGTGGGCACGGAGCTCCCGGACCTCGCGCGCGACCGGCTGGAGCTGACGCGCGTCCTCGCCGGCAAGCGCGCCGCCAGCCAGGTGCTCTTCACCGGCTCAGACGGGCTGCTCTACAAGACGGGCTACGCCCCCGTGGTCCAGGACGGCCAGGTGGTGGGCGCCATCGGCGTGGAGGGCAGCGCGGCCTTCTTCGGACCGCTGCGGCGGCTGTGGCGCACCTTCGTCATGGCCAGCGCCGTGGCGCTCGTCGCGCTCGCCATCATCGCCGTCATCACCGCCCGAGGACTGGCCCGGCCACTGCGGCGGTTGATGGACTCCGCACTGAGAATCGGCAGGGGGGACCTGACCACGCCCGTCCCGCCGGAGCCCACCCGCGAAATCGGCGTGCTCGCGCGCGAGCTGGAGGTCATGCGCGGCGCGCTGGAGAGCCGGGACCGCCAACTCAAGCTCATGCTCGCGGGCGTGGCCCACGAAGTGCGCAACCCGCTGGGCGGCATCGCGCTCTTCTCCGGCCTCCTACAGGAAGACCTGCGCGCGGGCGCCCACGCGGACGCGACCAGCCACGTGGACCGCATCCAGCGCGAGGTCGCCTACCTCCAACGCATCGTCGAGGACTTCCTCGCCTTCGCCCGCGAACAGCCGCTGGCGCGCGCGCCCATGGAAGCGCCCGACCTCGTCTCCAACGCGTGCGAGCTGCTCTCCGCGGAGGCGCACAACAAGGGCGTGGCCCTGGACGTGGCCGCCTCGCCCGCGCACCTGGAGGCGGATGGCAGCCTGCTGACCGCCGCGCTCGTGAACCTGGTGAAGAACGCCGTGCAGGCCGCGCCCTCCGGAAGCCACGTGCGGATCCGCGGCGAGCTGCGCGACGGGCGCTATGCCATCGACGTCCAGGACTCGGGCCCGGGCGTGCCCGAAGCCGAGCGCGAGCGCATCTTCGAGCCCTTCTTCACCACCCGCGAGCAGGGCACCGGCCTGGGCCTGCCGCTCGCACGGAAGATCGTCCGCGCCCACGGCGGTGAGCTCTCCCTGCGCTCCACGCCCGGCGAGACCGTCTTCACGCTCACGCTGCCTTGCCCTGCCCCCGGAGCTGTGGCGGCACCGGAGTACTGA
- the radA gene encoding DNA repair protein RadA has protein sequence MAKAKTHYTCQACGYQTAKWLGKCPDCGAWSSLLEETEAKVDDKRPAWGASGGASKPVKLQDVTAETEVRRRTGITEFDRVLGGGVVGGSLVLLGGDPGIGKSTLLLAALDKLSRHGPVLYVSGEESLRQTKMRAERLRVESEAIHLFAETDADRVLQAAEAMKPQALVVDSIQTMYLPELGNAPGSITQVREVAGRLMAFAKRSGVPTFLVGHVTKEGSIAGPRVLEHMVDTVLYFEGERGHPFRLLRAHKNRFGSTNEIGVFEMKGAGLVEVADPSALFLSERPQGKSGSVVTSTLNGTRPLLVEVQALVAPTGYGTARRTAIGVDGNRVALLAAVLEKKEEIPLVGCDLFVNVAGGMQLSEPACDLAVCAALVSSLQNRPLDAKTLVLGEVGLAGEVRAVGQVEPRLAEAAKMGFQRVVLPAGSARRVEKTKLQVVGVETLSEALAAMFD, from the coding sequence ATGGCGAAGGCGAAGACGCACTACACCTGTCAGGCCTGCGGCTACCAGACGGCGAAGTGGCTCGGGAAGTGTCCGGACTGCGGGGCCTGGAGCTCGCTCCTGGAGGAGACCGAAGCGAAGGTGGACGACAAGCGCCCGGCGTGGGGCGCGTCCGGGGGCGCCTCCAAGCCGGTGAAGCTGCAGGACGTGACGGCGGAGACGGAGGTGCGCCGCAGGACGGGCATCACGGAGTTCGACCGCGTCCTGGGCGGCGGCGTGGTGGGCGGTTCGCTGGTGCTGTTGGGCGGCGACCCGGGCATCGGCAAGTCCACGCTGCTGCTGGCGGCGCTGGACAAGCTGTCCCGGCACGGGCCGGTGCTCTACGTGTCGGGTGAAGAGAGCCTGCGGCAGACGAAGATGCGCGCGGAGCGCCTGCGGGTGGAGAGTGAGGCCATCCACCTGTTCGCGGAGACGGACGCGGACCGGGTGCTCCAGGCGGCGGAGGCGATGAAGCCGCAGGCGCTGGTGGTGGACTCCATCCAGACCATGTACCTGCCGGAGCTGGGCAACGCGCCGGGCAGCATCACCCAGGTGCGCGAGGTTGCGGGCCGGCTGATGGCGTTCGCCAAGCGCAGCGGGGTGCCCACGTTCCTGGTGGGCCACGTGACGAAGGAAGGCTCCATCGCGGGTCCCCGGGTGCTGGAGCACATGGTGGACACGGTCCTCTACTTCGAGGGCGAGCGCGGCCACCCGTTCCGGCTCCTGCGCGCGCACAAGAACCGCTTCGGCAGCACCAACGAGATTGGCGTCTTCGAGATGAAGGGCGCGGGGCTGGTGGAGGTGGCGGACCCGTCCGCGCTGTTCCTCTCCGAGCGTCCGCAGGGCAAGTCCGGCAGCGTGGTGACGAGCACGCTCAACGGCACGCGGCCGCTGCTGGTGGAGGTGCAGGCGCTGGTGGCGCCCACGGGATACGGCACGGCGAGGCGCACGGCGATTGGCGTGGACGGCAACCGCGTGGCGCTGCTGGCGGCGGTGTTGGAGAAGAAGGAGGAGATTCCGCTGGTGGGCTGCGACCTGTTCGTCAACGTGGCGGGCGGCATGCAGTTGAGCGAACCGGCGTGCGACCTGGCGGTGTGCGCGGCGCTGGTGAGCAGCCTGCAGAACCGGCCGTTGGACGCGAAGACGCTGGTGCTGGGAGAGGTAGGGCTCGCGGGCGAGGTGCGCGCGGTGGGCCAGGTGGAGCCGAGGCTCGCGGAGGCCGCGAAGATGGGCTTCCAGCGGGTGGTGTTGCCGGCCGGCAGCGCGCGGCGCGTGGAGAAGACGAAGCTCCAGGTGGTGGGCGTGGAGACCTTGAGCGAAGCGCTGGCGGCGATGTTCGACTGA
- a CDS encoding GlsB/YeaQ/YmgE family stress response membrane protein: MGIIAFLVIGLVAGLIARAIMPGNQSMGLIATTLLGIAGSFVGGFVGSLFSRDGRVFDLHPTGLLFSVLGALVVLFLVGLAGRGRRVHV, encoded by the coding sequence ATGGGGATTATCGCGTTTCTGGTGATTGGTCTGGTCGCGGGTCTGATCGCTCGTGCCATCATGCCGGGCAACCAGTCGATGGGGCTCATCGCCACCACGCTGCTGGGCATCGCCGGTTCGTTCGTGGGTGGCTTCGTCGGTTCGCTGTTCTCCCGTGACGGTCGCGTGTTCGACCTGCACCCCACGGGCCTGCTGTTCTCCGTCCTGGGCGCACTGGTCGTGCTGTTCCTCGTGGGGCTCGCCGGCCGCGGCCGTCGCGTCCACGTCTAG
- the bioB gene encoding biotin synthase BioB — protein sequence MSDTAESFHGHAHHAPPVPEGVTVRHDWSLAEVKALYQLPLLDLVHKAQTVHRQVFVENKVQLCSLLSIKTGGCPEDCAYCPQAARYKTGVKAEKLMAVPDVLSAASQARAAGATRFCMGAAWREVKDGPQFDSVLEMVKGVRALGMEACATLGMLSDSQARRLREAGLSAYNHNLDTSPEHYGDIISTRTYDDRLKTLNRVRDAGISVCCGGIIGMGESVEDRCNLLRTLSNQEVHPESVPINALVPVEGTPLAEQHRVETVDMVRTIATARLLMPQSMVRLSAGRMQMNEEAQLLCMMAGANSLFFGEKLLTTGNPEYTQDMALLEKAGIRPLEPRQDR from the coding sequence ATGTCCGACACCGCCGAGTCCTTCCACGGCCACGCCCACCACGCCCCCCCCGTCCCGGAAGGGGTGACGGTGCGGCACGACTGGTCGCTCGCGGAGGTGAAGGCGCTGTACCAGTTGCCGCTGCTGGACCTGGTGCACAAGGCGCAGACGGTGCACCGGCAGGTGTTCGTGGAGAACAAGGTGCAGCTCTGTTCGCTGCTCTCCATCAAGACGGGCGGGTGTCCGGAGGACTGCGCGTACTGCCCGCAGGCGGCGCGCTACAAGACGGGCGTCAAGGCGGAGAAGTTGATGGCGGTGCCGGACGTGCTGTCCGCCGCGTCGCAGGCCCGCGCCGCCGGGGCCACCCGCTTCTGCATGGGCGCCGCGTGGCGTGAAGTGAAGGACGGTCCGCAATTCGACAGCGTGCTGGAGATGGTGAAGGGCGTGCGGGCCCTGGGCATGGAGGCGTGCGCCACGCTGGGCATGCTCTCCGACAGCCAGGCCAGGCGCCTGCGCGAGGCGGGCCTGTCCGCGTACAACCACAACCTGGACACGTCCCCGGAGCACTACGGCGACATCATCTCCACCCGCACCTATGACGACCGGCTGAAGACGCTGAACCGGGTGCGCGACGCGGGCATCTCCGTGTGCTGCGGCGGCATCATCGGCATGGGCGAGTCCGTGGAAGACCGCTGCAACCTGCTGCGCACCCTGTCCAACCAGGAGGTCCACCCGGAGTCGGTGCCCATCAACGCGCTCGTACCCGTGGAGGGCACGCCGCTGGCGGAGCAGCACCGCGTGGAGACGGTGGACATGGTGCGCACCATCGCCACCGCGCGCCTGCTCATGCCCCAGTCCATGGTGCGCCTGTCCGCGGGCCGCATGCAGATGAACGAGGAGGCGCAGCTGCTCTGCATGATGGCGGGCGCCAACTCGCTCTTCTTCGGGGAGAAGCTGCTCACCACCGGCAACCCCGAGTACACCCAGGACATGGCGCTCCTGGAGAAGGCGGGCATCCGCCCCCTGGAGCCCCGGCAGGACCGGTGA
- the bioF gene encoding 8-amino-7-oxononanoate synthase: protein MRPTTQVADRWAREDLEALSAKGLRRVLEPLDSPQGAEVRVGDERLVNFSSNDYLGLAASPSVRAAAASALERYGVGTGASRLVVGDMVPHQRLEARLARFERAEAVRLFNSGYAANTGILPALVGPGDAVFSDALNHASLVDGCRLSRARVVVYPHSDVAALTRALAETPARRKLVVTDSVFSMDGDVAPLRELVTACEAHGAALMVDEAHATGVLGARGAGLCEALGVEDRVDLRMGTLSKALGGLGAYVATSRAVADLLVSRARPFVYSTALPAALCAAAECAVDLVEHDPVPRERLWGHIHRFTEGLRALGLPAEPRSAIFPVILGEPSRALDAAKRLREAGLLVKAIRPPTVPDGTSRLRFCLSAAHSTGHIDLALEALRRVGVSRGP from the coding sequence GTGAGACCCACGACGCAGGTCGCGGACCGATGGGCGCGCGAGGACCTGGAGGCCCTGTCCGCGAAGGGCCTTCGCCGCGTGCTGGAGCCGCTCGATTCACCCCAGGGCGCGGAGGTGCGCGTGGGGGACGAGCGGCTCGTCAACTTCTCCTCCAATGACTACCTGGGGCTCGCGGCGTCGCCCTCCGTGCGCGCCGCCGCCGCGTCCGCGCTGGAGCGCTACGGCGTGGGCACCGGCGCCAGCCGCCTGGTGGTGGGGGACATGGTGCCGCACCAGCGGCTGGAGGCGCGGCTCGCCCGCTTCGAGCGCGCGGAGGCCGTGCGCCTCTTCAACTCCGGCTACGCGGCCAACACCGGCATCCTGCCCGCGCTGGTGGGCCCGGGCGACGCGGTGTTCTCCGACGCGCTCAACCACGCCTCGCTGGTGGATGGCTGCCGGCTGTCTCGCGCGCGCGTCGTCGTCTACCCGCACTCGGACGTGGCCGCGCTCACCCGCGCGCTGGCGGAGACGCCCGCGCGGCGCAAGCTGGTGGTCACCGACAGCGTCTTCTCCATGGACGGGGACGTGGCTCCGCTGCGCGAGCTGGTCACCGCGTGCGAGGCCCACGGCGCCGCGCTGATGGTGGACGAAGCGCACGCCACCGGCGTCCTGGGCGCGCGCGGCGCGGGCCTGTGCGAGGCGCTGGGTGTGGAGGACAGGGTGGACCTGCGCATGGGCACGCTGAGCAAGGCGCTGGGCGGGCTGGGCGCGTACGTGGCCACCTCGCGCGCGGTGGCGGACCTGCTGGTCAGCCGCGCTCGGCCGTTCGTCTACTCCACCGCGCTGCCCGCCGCCCTGTGCGCCGCCGCCGAGTGCGCGGTGGACCTGGTGGAGCACGATCCAGTTCCTCGCGAGCGGCTGTGGGGGCACATCCACCGTTTCACCGAAGGACTGCGCGCGCTGGGGCTGCCCGCCGAACCCCGGAGCGCCATCTTCCCGGTCATCCTGGGCGAGCCCTCGCGCGCGCTGGACGCGGCGAAGCGCCTGCGCGAGGCGGGCCTCCTGGTGAAGGCCATCCGCCCTCCCACCGTGCCGGACGGCACCAGCCGGCTTCGCTTCTGTCTCTCCGCGGCCCATTCGACGGGCCACATCGACCTGGCGCTGGAGGCCCTGCGCCGGGTGGGAGTCTCCCGTGGCCCCTGA
- the bioD gene encoding dethiobiotin synthase → MAPESLQFFVTGTDTGVGKTQVSCALLSLLKDAGLKPQGFKPYESGCESLKAPADALAMREAAGSTLPVDAICPHRFKAPLAPGIAASRLGTDPDFRVTLAAWKQLKGGSVVVEGAGGLFVPVDSKRDVVDLIQAFRLPVVLVARAGLGTLNHVALSLEALAARKVSVRAVVLSRGVPGRDLAERDNRRYLEARHGVDVLGPVPYVEDPRKRQFAFRRALAPLVSERARAR, encoded by the coding sequence GTGGCCCCTGAGTCACTCCAGTTCTTCGTCACCGGCACGGACACCGGCGTGGGCAAGACGCAGGTGTCGTGCGCGCTGCTGTCGCTCCTGAAGGACGCGGGCCTCAAGCCCCAGGGCTTCAAGCCCTACGAGAGTGGCTGCGAGTCCCTCAAGGCCCCGGCGGACGCGCTCGCCATGCGCGAGGCCGCGGGCAGCACGCTGCCGGTGGACGCCATCTGCCCGCACCGCTTCAAGGCGCCGCTGGCCCCGGGCATCGCGGCGTCGCGATTGGGAACGGATCCGGACTTCCGCGTGACGCTCGCGGCGTGGAAGCAGCTGAAGGGCGGGTCGGTGGTGGTGGAAGGGGCAGGGGGACTGTTCGTCCCGGTGGATTCCAAGCGCGACGTGGTGGACCTCATCCAGGCCTTCCGCCTGCCCGTGGTGTTGGTGGCGCGCGCGGGACTGGGCACGCTCAACCATGTCGCGCTGTCGTTGGAGGCGCTGGCGGCGCGCAAGGTGTCCGTGCGGGCGGTGGTGCTGTCGCGCGGGGTGCCCGGACGTGACCTGGCGGAGCGGGACAACCGGCGCTACCTGGAGGCCCGCCATGGCGTGGATGTCCTGGGGCCCGTGCCGTATGTGGAGGATCCAAGAAAGCGCCAGTTTGCGTTCCGGCGCGCGCTGGCGCCGCTGGTGTCCGAACGCGCGCGGGCCCGATAA
- a CDS encoding pyridoxal phosphate-dependent aminotransferase yields the protein MSRFSLRTSFPRTPNPLSQAAAERHARGLPLLDLAETNPTRVGLPSPEVDLGALPEPFRYTPEPFGLPTAREAVAAHLCQRGASVESAHVVLSASTSEAYGWLLKLLCDPGDNVLLPAPGYPLVDVLARLEGVHTRSYRLPAVHGFGLDAARVEAAVDARTRAVVVVNPGNPTGHFLHEGELHALADVCARHGQALVCDEVFSDFAWDEEEGRVTSVAGRSLPCLTFSLSGLSKVAGLPGLKLAWLHVGGPAHARDEALARLEDVADAALSVATPVQLALPALLAHAPRFQQALLERVRHNRERLIQARPADAAWDVVPSHGGWSAVLRIPHHPGEEATCLRLLEEGVRVQPGYFYDFGGGAYLVLSLLPTPEVFTAALVPLVRVLSPPPG from the coding sequence GTGAGCCGCTTCTCGCTCCGCACCTCCTTCCCGCGCACACCCAACCCGCTCTCCCAGGCCGCCGCCGAGCGCCACGCGCGCGGGCTGCCCCTGCTGGACCTGGCGGAGACCAACCCCACACGCGTGGGGCTGCCCTCCCCAGAGGTGGACCTCGGGGCCCTCCCCGAGCCCTTCCGCTACACGCCAGAGCCCTTCGGCCTGCCCACCGCGCGCGAGGCCGTGGCCGCGCACCTGTGCCAACGGGGCGCGTCCGTGGAGTCAGCGCACGTCGTCCTCTCCGCCAGCACCAGCGAGGCCTACGGCTGGCTCCTGAAGCTCCTGTGCGACCCGGGAGACAACGTTCTTCTCCCTGCGCCCGGCTACCCGCTGGTGGACGTCCTGGCGCGCCTGGAGGGCGTGCACACGCGCTCCTACCGCCTGCCCGCCGTGCACGGCTTCGGACTGGACGCGGCCCGGGTGGAAGCCGCCGTGGACGCCCGTACGCGCGCGGTCGTCGTGGTGAACCCCGGCAACCCCACCGGCCACTTCCTGCACGAGGGCGAGCTCCACGCGCTCGCGGACGTGTGCGCGCGCCACGGCCAGGCGCTCGTCTGCGACGAGGTGTTCTCCGACTTCGCGTGGGATGAAGAAGAGGGACGGGTGACGTCCGTGGCGGGGCGGTCGCTGCCGTGCCTGACGTTCTCGCTCTCCGGCCTGTCCAAGGTGGCGGGCCTGCCCGGCCTCAAGCTGGCGTGGTTGCACGTGGGCGGCCCCGCGCATGCGCGCGACGAGGCCCTGGCCCGGCTGGAGGACGTGGCGGACGCGGCGTTGTCGGTGGCCACGCCCGTGCAGCTCGCGCTACCGGCGCTCCTCGCGCACGCGCCGCGCTTCCAACAGGCACTGCTGGAGCGGGTGCGGCACAACCGGGAGCGGTTGATTCAAGCGCGCCCGGCGGACGCCGCGTGGGATGTGGTGCCCTCGCACGGCGGCTGGAGCGCGGTGCTGCGCATCCCCCATCACCCCGGAGAAGAAGCCACCTGTCTGCGGCTCCTGGAGGAGGGGGTGCGCGTGCAACCGGGTTACTTCTACGACTTCGGCGGCGGTGCGTACCTCGTGCTGTCGTTGCTACCGACGCCCGAGGTGTTCACCGCCGCCCTGGTGCCACTGGTTCGCGTGCTCAGTCCGCCGCCGGGGTGA
- a CDS encoding ABC transporter substrate-binding protein — MRALGMMTLGMALLSSGCSFTTAGGLSECTTSSDCGSNSVCTSGFCLPQPAGCDQVVGATSAANPIVLGALLPLTNASGNAEIEQQRFNGLKLALNEVNSLEGVGGRQFVMYVCDTKADVENAKTQATWLVNDKQVVAVFSAGSAQTTGVSTITIKKNVLLMSHTATSATFTELDDKNGGPVGLVWRTTPSDALQGRVIAEVLSGKTAINDPGSTFTVPTKIGVAYVNDNYGQGLFSQLLDRLPSKVGGAQYERNGDVGTAVTWLKNNKPDVTVLAGFTEDNARLVPAAVAEQVKVANGNRWFLTDASKDPTLLTNDATAAELAGTYGTAPASARPDDSVYQLFNSRFRTAYNNTDPAQFSFTAHAYDAMYLVTLGAAYAIGNDLNNPGAVTGDRIAMGLTKLTPPSGQTAKTYALGPVQFSGARDELRAGNIVNVRGASGELDFNNDTGEAISPYELFKVSGKNFTQLQVITPAAD, encoded by the coding sequence ATGCGCGCGCTGGGAATGATGACGTTGGGCATGGCGCTGCTGTCGTCCGGGTGCAGCTTCACCACGGCGGGCGGCCTGTCCGAATGCACGACGAGCAGCGACTGCGGCAGCAACAGCGTCTGCACGTCCGGGTTCTGTCTGCCGCAGCCCGCGGGATGCGACCAGGTGGTGGGCGCCACGTCCGCGGCGAACCCCATCGTGCTGGGCGCGCTCCTGCCGCTCACCAACGCGAGCGGCAACGCGGAGATTGAGCAGCAGCGCTTCAACGGACTGAAGCTGGCGCTCAACGAGGTGAACTCGCTGGAGGGCGTGGGCGGCCGGCAGTTCGTCATGTACGTCTGCGACACGAAGGCGGACGTGGAGAACGCGAAGACGCAGGCCACCTGGCTGGTGAACGACAAGCAGGTGGTGGCGGTGTTCAGCGCGGGCAGCGCGCAGACCACCGGCGTCAGCACCATCACCATCAAGAAGAACGTGCTGCTGATGAGCCACACCGCCACCAGCGCGACCTTCACCGAGCTGGACGACAAGAACGGCGGTCCGGTGGGCCTGGTGTGGCGCACCACCCCGTCGGACGCGCTCCAGGGCCGCGTCATCGCGGAGGTGCTGAGCGGCAAGACGGCCATCAACGACCCGGGCTCCACGTTCACGGTCCCCACCAAGATTGGCGTGGCGTACGTGAACGACAACTACGGCCAGGGGCTGTTCTCCCAGCTGCTGGACCGGTTGCCCTCGAAGGTGGGTGGCGCGCAGTACGAGCGCAACGGGGATGTGGGCACCGCCGTGACCTGGCTGAAGAACAACAAGCCGGATGTGACGGTGCTCGCCGGCTTCACCGAGGACAACGCGCGCCTGGTGCCCGCGGCGGTGGCGGAGCAGGTGAAGGTCGCCAACGGCAACCGGTGGTTCCTGACCGACGCTAGCAAGGACCCCACCCTGCTGACCAACGACGCGACCGCCGCCGAGCTCGCGGGCACGTACGGCACCGCCCCCGCGTCCGCGCGGCCCGACGACTCCGTCTACCAGCTCTTCAACAGCCGCTTCCGGACCGCCTACAACAACACGGACCCGGCGCAGTTCTCGTTCACCGCGCACGCCTACGACGCCATGTACCTGGTGACGCTCGGCGCGGCGTACGCGATTGGCAACGACCTCAACAACCCCGGCGCTGTCACCGGTGACCGCATCGCCATGGGGCTCACGAAGCTGACGCCCCCCTCGGGGCAGACGGCGAAGACCTACGCGCTGGGGCCGGTGCAGTTCAGCGGGGCGCGCGATGAACTGCGCGCGGGCAACATCGTCAACGTGCGCGGCGCCAGCGGTGAGCTGGACTTCAACAACGACACCGGCGAGGCCATCTCGCCCTACGAGCTGTTCAAGGTGTCGGGCAAGAACTTCACCCAGCTCCAGGTCATCACCCCGGCGGCGGACTGA
- a CDS encoding tetratricopeptide repeat protein, which produces MRLVFVLSLALALAPGSALAQRGGSKVNVQALLKEGKRLYDAGKYREAAEALKQANEAQPHPRLVYNIAVALEYAGEPREAMTFYRQYVTSSSEDTDPALLKNSNRAIDRLRVQLDREDQAQATADADRKRLEAEADAARQQAEAEQAAARRAEDESERQKQAELNRAIKSYRNQRIAAFASGGVAVLGVGAGVLFGLQARDQREQFDSAKTLDEKERLSDSTKSKALLADIGFGVGLAGAITAIILYPKEGPPAQGEVRVTFAPRGAGIGMEGRF; this is translated from the coding sequence ATGAGACTGGTTTTCGTGTTGTCGCTGGCGCTGGCGCTGGCACCGGGGTCCGCCCTGGCGCAGCGGGGTGGCTCCAAGGTCAACGTGCAGGCGCTGTTGAAGGAGGGCAAACGCCTCTACGACGCGGGCAAGTACCGCGAGGCGGCGGAGGCGCTGAAGCAGGCCAACGAGGCGCAGCCGCACCCGCGGCTCGTCTACAACATCGCCGTGGCGCTGGAGTACGCGGGCGAGCCTCGCGAGGCGATGACCTTCTACCGGCAGTACGTCACGTCCTCCAGCGAGGACACCGACCCCGCACTGCTGAAGAACAGCAACCGCGCCATCGACCGGCTGCGCGTGCAACTGGACCGCGAGGACCAGGCGCAGGCGACGGCGGACGCGGACCGCAAGCGCCTGGAGGCGGAGGCCGATGCGGCGCGGCAACAGGCGGAAGCCGAGCAGGCCGCGGCCCGGCGCGCGGAGGACGAGAGCGAACGCCAGAAGCAGGCGGAGCTGAACCGGGCCATCAAGTCCTACCGCAACCAGCGCATCGCTGCGTTCGCCTCGGGCGGCGTGGCGGTGCTGGGCGTGGGCGCGGGCGTGCTCTTCGGACTGCAGGCGCGCGACCAGCGCGAGCAGTTCGACAGCGCCAAGACGCTCGATGAGAAGGAGCGTCTGTCGGACAGCACCAAGAGCAAGGCGCTGCTGGCGGACATCGGCTTCGGCGTGGGGCTCGCGGGAGCCATCACCGCCATCATCCTGTATCCCAAAGAAGGCCCTCCCGCGCAGGGCGAGGTCCGCGTGACGTTCGCGCCGCGCGGCGCTGGCATTGGCATGGAGGGGCGTTTCTGA